The Leptospira paudalimensis region CTGGGCTTGTCCCCAAAAACAAATCTAAAATTGCAAAGTCTTTAGGAGAGAGTATCCAAAGTAATTTACTCCATCCCGACATCATCATTGCTTATATCTATGAAAGGAATTTAGTCGAAACTGGAATCCAAAAAATTGTCAAAGAAATTGACGAAGCCATCCATAACGATGAAATCCGCACCTTACTTGTTACCAAAATCATTTCCATGTTAAAGGAACGTGGTCCTGAAATTTTAGAAGTGATCTTTGATTTTTCAGAAGAAACCATGAAAAAAATGGCGGAACGTCCTGAAGAAGTACAAAAACTTTGGGAATACACAAGAAACCGCCTAACCTATTACCTAACAGAAGAAACCAATCGTGAAGAATTAGGGAAACAACTCCGAGTCATTCTATTAGAAGAGATGCCTAAACTCGCGAACCTTTTAAACGAAGGTCTCGAAGAATATTTAAAAACACGAAGTACATTGGGAAAAATCGGAATTGGTGTGAAAAAAATATTTTCGTTCAACGAGGATGCAATCCGCGAACTGTTAGAACGTTTTGTCAAAGACCCCGAAACATCCGATCAGTTCATGAAAATGATGGATGATATGATGGCTGGTTTACAAGAAAGACTCAATTCCAAGGAAACACAAGAATTCATCACAGGCAAAATATCCAATTGGTTGGAAGCCAGTGGTGATTACGCCAGACAAAACCTATTGCCATCGGGCATTGAACGTTTACAATCTTATTTGGATGATCCCAACAACTGGGAAGAGATCGAAAAAAACTTTTTCCGTGCAGTGGATTGGGTGAAAAAACGCCTTCTCGAATTTATGAATAGTGAAGAAGGAAAAGCGTATCTCAAAACCAATATTGAAAAATTTGTCCATAATATCAATGTAACAGCACTTGTTGAAGAAAGAGTGATGGCACTTGATACTGATGATTTGGAAAAAATGATTTTGGACAATACTGGTGGGAATTTGGTCGTAATACAATTCTTAGGTGGAATTTTGGGAATGATTGCTGGGCTCATCCAAGTTCATATCTATTTTGCCGTACCTGTGGGGGCTTTAGTTCTCATCACGTATTTGGCTCATTACAGAAACCAAAAAAAATTTGAAGAACCAGCTCAAAATAAATAATGAAAGGAACCAGATACTTCTTGGTAGTTTGGTTCCCTTTTCATTTCCACTCGGAATTCTGATTCTTGTGACCATAAGTATCGCAAAGTAACAGTCGATCCAATTTGGTTTTTGATGGTTTGGTTCCAATAGTGTTGGATAAAAAATCCACCTAACACCTTCCAATTCCCCCACTCTTTTTGGTAAAGGGTTTGGACATTGGGTCCAAACCTTCCCCCTTGTTCCCATCTCGGATGGAATTGAGATTTGAAACCCAATAAAAAGGAAATCTTACCTAACCGATCTTTGGTTTTCGAAAATTCATCAGCAAATGTCCAACCTGCGGCAAGATCTAAATTGGCAACTTGTTTACGTTCCCATTCTGTTTCCGTTTTTCCATTCAAACTTTCCCACCATTGATTCTGTTTACTTTTGAAAAGAGTGGTTTGCATTCCAAAGTCGAATAAATAAGACCAATGTTTTGAGATAGGATTGTAAGGGCTTAACGAAACCAATCGAACCAACGTAAAGGATGTAAGTTCTGTTTTTTTCCCTTCATACTGACGAACACTTCCATCAAAAAACACCAACTCTCCGTTTGGTGGGGAACCCTGACTCACATTGAGTAAATCATGGTAAGCAAATCGGTATTTCCATTCCAAAAATGGTCCCAAATTGGAGGAACCACCACCAGTCACAATCCTTGATTTGGGATGTGCCAATTCAGGTGGAGACGGAATCACTCTTTCGTTCCATGGTTCTGTTGGACTTGGAAACCTAGAACGAAACTCCAATGTTTTTTGTTCATTGGATTTTTGGATCTCATTTGGTTTTGGAGATTGGAAACTTTGGTAACGAGAGGCCAACAAAAAAGCATCGAGTATGAGTGAATGGCGGATTCCTTTGTCTTGGTTTTCTAAAATGTGTAAATCAAAGGATTCATTTTTAGATGTGTCTAATAAATGATAGAAGGCTTTTTTTTCTTCCGGTTCCATTTGTCCAATAAGGAATGAGATCTCGGAATACAACGATGGTCTGTATTTTGTTTCCACTACCAGACCTTCTGTTCGGGTATACAATTTAATGGTATCAACAGGACTCACAACACCACCTAATTTTGATTTTAGATTGAGTTCTGGTTTTACGACATCCAACCATTCGACAAGGAATGTCCCACAGTTAGCATTCAGAAAATAATAATCAAATTCTGCCCGAGACAATTCCCATAAATGAGAAACAAGGAGTTCCAACTCATCTTTGTTTAACGACAATCGGTATTCCCATAAATCGCGACTTTCGAGGTCATTGTATTCATTCACTTTTAGATAATATGGGAACAATGAAAACTTAGCTTTGAATCCACCAAACAATCCATGATAGGTATATCGAATGGGATCTAGATTGGGAGTATCGGCCGAAACATTCACCGCATAATCTAAAATTTCGGATCCATTCACTTCATTTGACTTCTGGTTGAACTTGAGCATTGTATGCCCAAAAACAGAAGCAGGTGACATTAGATAATAAGAAGCAAATACAATGGAAACCGAATCGGCATGGATTGATGCTTTCCAAACTTCGTACCGGTCACAACGAATTCCACTTCGTTTTAAAAAATTCACACCAAACTTTTGTTTAATGAACTGATGCCTCGTTGGATACGAACAAACAGGATGGATGAGACCTTCTGGAATGGGTTCCTCCACAAAAAAACTACGAATGGTTGCTTCCAATTCACTTTTTGGATTGGTTCTACCCTCGGAAGATAAAAAAAAGCGAGAATTTACGATTTTACTCTGGTAATTATCTTTTCCCTTTGATTCATAATGGACGAGTCGAAGCCACTTGGGATCCAAATCAAACCGCCTAACACTGATTTCATCCAAAATGGATTGTAGTAAATTTTGATCGACTTCTCGTTTGGGAAGAAACGCACCCCATTCTTTGGTTTTTTCAGCATCCAGGAGAATCAGGGAATTGGGTTCTCCGAAGAGGGAAAATGGCGGAAAACTAAAATAGAGTGTATAGACAAGAACCCACACTATTTTCGTTTTTTGCATTCGCACAAGCCAGAATTCTCCCGCCTCTCAAAATGAAAAAATGCTTTTTACTTCCATCCGTTCCCTTAGAAAAATGGAAATCCTAATTTCAAAGTCCAAATTCAAAATGACAGAGAGCTCAAAAATAGAAATTACTTTAAGACAGAATCTCAAGATTTTGTCCAGTTTATCGTGACAAAATTCTAGCCTAGCAAAAGTTTATATTTCGTATTTTGATTCTAAAAAAGGATGGAAGTTTTGGATTCCGAGTCAACCTGGGAGTTGAACGATTCTCTAAATACAAGATCCGTCATATACGACCTTAAAAATATGCGATAAAACAAATTTGCGAAAAGGGAAGAGAAAGTAAGTCGACAAAATGAGCCAAACTTTTGCTAGTTTAGAAAGAGAATCTCCTGCTAACGCAAGTAAAATATAGCCATTCCAAATTTTTCTGAAAAGAATCATGTTCAAAATCTTTTGCCAATCTAAAAATTTTGTTTGATACATTTTGATAGAAAAGGTGAACTCGACGTCCAGGAGATAATTATGAATAGAAAAATCGCTATACTCGCATTCGTTTTCTCTTTTTTGATTGCAAATTGTGCATCACCGACAATCAAAGAAATTAACGAATCAGCAGTAGCCATCGCAAAGGAAGCTAAAGAACTAAAGGCAAATGGAAAAACTGAAGAAGCCATCCGCGTAATTAGTGTTATTGATGTTTTACATCCTGATGATCCTATCATTGCAGAGATTAAAAGTGGAGCGACTGCAGAACAAATCGAATCAGTGACTCCAACTGTTATGTTGGGTTATAACAAAGCAATCCGAGCAAAAGTTCAGCCTACAACTACAGAAAAAGTACTTTGGTACATTCCAGACAGAATATTCGACTTTATTGACCAATTCGAAGTTTGGGTTCACTTGGGCCCACAAATTGGAGTAGGAGCACACGTAACAAGAGCAGTTCAAGCAGAGTTATATACTGGTGCAACAATTGCAATTGGTGGTGGTCAAAAGAAAATGATTGGTCTAAAATCAGAAGCGAATACAGAACTTGGAGTTGGACCCATTGTTGCAGCAGGAGTATTTGGTGCGAAAGTAGGAACCGGCGGACTAGCTTACAATGCAGACGCTCTTTGGTTCCACAAACCTTCTGAAGCAATTTACCAATCTTACCGAGATTATTGGGGATTGGGAGGTCACTTTGGCTTTATCTATATTGGAGCGGAAGCTGAATATCATCCACTTGAAATATATGATTTTCTAGCTGGTATTATCCTTTATGACCCAATGAATGATGACTTTGCGACAACAAGAAGACTTCAATACACGTCAAGACAAACAGGTCTTATCCGCACTTTTTCTAAAAACGTTGGAAGTTTAGAAGAAGAAGATCTTGCTATGTATAAAAAAGAATATCCAAAATTGAATATTGGTAGCACAGGAGCACAAGAAACTCCTGCTCAAAAAAAGAAGTAAGTTAAATTACTACTTTACAGTTAGCTGAAGAATAACTCAGCTAACTGTCATTTTTTCAACGTTAGTTGATAAAGCAGTTCTCTCTCAAACTCTTCTACGTGAATTTTATATGCATTTTCAGGAGGAACTTCTGCCTGATTAAAGAAGGTTTGAAATCCTTCATTAGGAATCATCCACAATGCTGAGATGATTGTGTAAGGTCGATTATAATAAAAACTATTTTGGTACTTTAAGTTTTTATCAAATACAATATAGAATGTTTCAGCTTTAGAAACTTCATAGATAGGAATCAACCCAAGTGTTACAATTCCAAAAAATCCAGTCACCGCATTAATTCCAGCTTTCGTTCTTTCGTGGTAGTAGGGTAAGTGGATGGCCATGACGATATAATCAGAATCAAATTTTTTGATTAAAAATTTATCTTTTTTACCTTTTGCTGGAACCAATATTTTTTCTAATTCTACTTTCCCGGTGGCTTCCGTTTTTGACAAGTATTCAATCACAAATCTTTTTAGATCTAAGTCTTTTACAGGTATTGTTTGATTTGTTTTTTGTGTATCAATGTATTGCCCATGTTTAAAAAATTTGTAAGTACCAGTATTATAATCAACTTCTGCAAACTGAGCATTTTTGAGTATAGTAGATTCAGATTTGGATATTTTATACGTATGAAATCCAAAGAGTAATATTTTTGGATTCGTTTTTTTGGAAACTAACTCGTTCCAATGATCATCTACTGTTTTTACATCGTTTGTACGAATCGTATAACTTGATTCGTAAACATAACGACTACAATTGAAAAAAAGAAGGAAAACGGAGGTAATGAAGAGGAGATTGATTCTAAAAGTTGAAATCATAAAATTCTAATTTGTAAAGAATCTTAAATCGAAATGAAAAATCAACAAACTTCTCAATATTTTGAAGTCTGCTGAAAAATTTCTTTCAAAAAATACATTCTATATATATTCTATTCAAAATTAACCAGATCATATGACAACTGTTCAATGTAATTGTAAAAATTTAAAATCGAGAAAGTTGCACAAAAAAACTCCAATAATACTTTCGATTGTTTTCCTATGTTTTTTTATGCAATTATGTAAATTGCCTGATATTTCCAAAGAAGATCAAAAAGAAAAGGATTTAAAAAGTCTTTGTACTATTACTCAATTAGATTACTATAAATCGTGCCAATCTTCAGGAGGTAGCAGACCATCAAGATGTTCCGACCTTTACATGCAATGTACTTATATTTGTGGATTTGCCAATCAATTCGGCTGCGGATTCTAATCCATTACATTTACCATACCAAGAGACTAGGTTTTGTATTCCCATTTTATTACCATATTTCAGCTTCTTGTTAATATTTCGCCCTAAGCCTAAAATCTTATGTATAATATCACCCGCTAAATGTCCAGATTCTAATGTAAAAAACGTTGAAGAACAAATGGAACTTCCATTGTTTCCTTGTGTTTCAAAGGATCCAAAATAAATTGCGAATGACTGTGCCAACCAAACGAAACTCATATCAATGCGAACTTGTTTGCATGTTTCTATTCAGAAATACAAAATAAAGAATGTGACAAAAGTACAACCTTACCTGTGTACATAGGAGATATCAAATAAGAAAATATCGATAGTGATAGTGATTTTATACTGGATTGGACTTTGAAGTGACTCACTTCAAAGTCCAGTGTAGGAAAATTTACTGATATAGTTTATCGCGGTATATATCGTTCACAAAATTGTCTGGCACATTTTGGTTGGTTATATAGCTCTTTTGTCGAAATGGCATTACAAATAACAAAAATAATTGTCTCACTTCAACTACATCATTTTCGTAAGTATACCTTTTGATTTCTTTGCCTTGGTTATATGCTACAAATTCTGTTTTCCCATTGATTTCACCAAAAAAAGGAACTAATCCCAAAGTGACAACAAACAATGTCGAAGATAGAAAGAGCGAGGCATTCGGCTTAGCTCTCGTTGTTACTTCTATCTTGACTTGATTTTTACTGTTTAATTTACTTACATCATCCAATCCAACAACATAGAGATTAAATTTTTCAATACATTTACATCCAGATATGATTTCTGTAAATGCCCGTTTGTTTGCCTTATGGGTCTCTTCACTTACAGGGAATTTTTCACCGAAGGCATTGTATTGATTAAAATCTAAAACAAAGTCAATATT contains the following coding sequences:
- a CDS encoding DUF445 family protein gives rise to the protein MDVAKLDTWYRRLLVLFSVICGGFQIYYEGNIWINAIFVVLMAGMVGYYTNFLAIKMLFQPKHGKVLGWSGLVPKNKSKIAKSLGESIQSNLLHPDIIIAYIYERNLVETGIQKIVKEIDEAIHNDEIRTLLVTKIISMLKERGPEILEVIFDFSEETMKKMAERPEEVQKLWEYTRNRLTYYLTEETNREELGKQLRVILLEEMPKLANLLNEGLEEYLKTRSTLGKIGIGVKKIFSFNEDAIRELLERFVKDPETSDQFMKMMDDMMAGLQERLNSKETQEFITGKISNWLEASGDYARQNLLPSGIERLQSYLDDPNNWEEIEKNFFRAVDWVKKRLLEFMNSEEGKAYLKTNIEKFVHNINVTALVEERVMALDTDDLEKMILDNTGGNLVVIQFLGGILGMIAGLIQVHIYFAVPVGALVLITYLAHYRNQKKFEEPAQNK
- a CDS encoding Lnb N-terminal periplasmic domain-containing protein, encoding MQKTKIVWVLVYTLYFSFPPFSLFGEPNSLILLDAEKTKEWGAFLPKREVDQNLLQSILDEISVRRFDLDPKWLRLVHYESKGKDNYQSKIVNSRFFLSSEGRTNPKSELEATIRSFFVEEPIPEGLIHPVCSYPTRHQFIKQKFGVNFLKRSGIRCDRYEVWKASIHADSVSIVFASYYLMSPASVFGHTMLKFNQKSNEVNGSEILDYAVNVSADTPNLDPIRYTYHGLFGGFKAKFSLFPYYLKVNEYNDLESRDLWEYRLSLNKDELELLVSHLWELSRAEFDYYFLNANCGTFLVEWLDVVKPELNLKSKLGGVVSPVDTIKLYTRTEGLVVETKYRPSLYSEISFLIGQMEPEEKKAFYHLLDTSKNESFDLHILENQDKGIRHSLILDAFLLASRYQSFQSPKPNEIQKSNEQKTLEFRSRFPSPTEPWNERVIPSPPELAHPKSRIVTGGGSSNLGPFLEWKYRFAYHDLLNVSQGSPPNGELVFFDGSVRQYEGKKTELTSFTLVRLVSLSPYNPISKHWSYLFDFGMQTTLFKSKQNQWWESLNGKTETEWERKQVANLDLAAGWTFADEFSKTKDRLGKISFLLGFKSQFHPRWEQGGRFGPNVQTLYQKEWGNWKVLGGFFIQHYWNQTIKNQIGSTVTLRYLWSQESEFRVEMKREPNYQEVSGSFHYLF
- a CDS encoding Lp29 family lipoprotein; the encoded protein is MISTFRINLLFITSVFLLFFNCSRYVYESSYTIRTNDVKTVDDHWNELVSKKTNPKILLFGFHTYKISKSESTILKNAQFAEVDYNTGTYKFFKHGQYIDTQKTNQTIPVKDLDLKRFVIEYLSKTEATGKVELEKILVPAKGKKDKFLIKKFDSDYIVMAIHLPYYHERTKAGINAVTGFFGIVTLGLIPIYEVSKAETFYIVFDKNLKYQNSFYYNRPYTIISALWMIPNEGFQTFFNQAEVPPENAYKIHVEEFERELLYQLTLKK